The following are encoded in a window of Pagrus major chromosome 14, Pma_NU_1.0 genomic DNA:
- the itih5 gene encoding inter-alpha-trypsin inhibitor heavy chain H5 has translation MLLLLLTSLMCLSPGVLGQLEESQFGDEIDLTDFDLDIAPRRVPRQVKTILVKETKPHIQELSIKTTIISRYAFTAVYCAMLNRHSAATEGVFQFQIPANAYVSNFTMIIGGRVYQSEVRPKEKRVKQESGRNKNKASGDASPEPEVEVFRMTAYIPGRNRAIFLLTYEELLQRRLGRYEHVTSLRPMQLVSRLSLDVTIADHSPITDLQVLPLRNGRSTSSSGTGSKTPAKPEPPFPTVTKKEKNVCKIIFSPNIVQQAKITTSGLLGDFVIRYDVQRDMGIGDIQVLNGHFVHYFAPKDLPVVPKNVVFVIDTSASMLGTKIRQTKDALFTILRDLRPGDHFNFISFSNKIKVWKPHELVPVTPLNIRDAKKFIFTLATTGGTNIDDAIQTGSSLLSHYLDGPDASPNSVSLIIFLTDGRPTVGEVQSTAILGNTRSAVEDKFCIFTIGIGNDVDYRLLERMALENCGMMRRINEDADASAMLKGFYDEIGTPLLSDIRINYTEDSVQYVTQHLFTNYFNGSEIVIAGKLTNQSAELLHVQVTASNNDKSIILETDVPLKHRQLETERHVKAATVATAAGAKPPGSGFTQGVGAALGSVTEDFVERLWGFLSVKEGLRSRLRSQTSREREGHIQQATNLSLAYHFLTPLTNLVVEKPEVLADGTMAPAPTASPVAGEAGSPANELPGDIEDGKPQKPSRKPGSQTSSLRNTIGKAERRPAKKSVTISKTSADGDPHFVVEFPLSKLTVCFNINGEPGHVLRLVSDHKYSGVTVNGKLIGAPAPPGSHKQQRTYFSTITIVVDRPKRAYIEVTPKKVILDGRDRMVLPCHSTVAVESGPLSVSIVGKSNVTVSVGRNISFVILLHQYKNPAPYQRDHLGFYIGHSKGLSHNCHGLLGQFLYEEVGLAQLPAQGDTKPSSVLKVKDRSVPVVQKSRRIYSGTQSVDCWFARNNAAKLIDGQYEDYLMSHMFDTGDWPHGTNRV, from the exons atgctgctgctgctgctcacttcactgatgtgcCTGAGCCCGGGTGTACTGGGACAACTGGAGGAATCCCAGTTTGGAGATGAGATCGACTTGACAGACTTTGATTTAGACATT GCGCCACGCAGAGTCCCACGGCAGGTGAAAACTATACTAGTCAAG GAGACTAAACCTCACATCCAGGAGCTCTCCATCAAGACCACCATCATCTCCCGCTACGCCTTCACGGCGGTGTACTGCGCCATGCTCAACCGGCACTCCGCCGCCACCGAGGGCGTCTTCCAGTTCCAGATCCCCGCTAACGCCTACGTCTCCAACTTCACCAT GATCATCGGAGGGCGTGTCTACCAGAGCGAGGTCAGGCCGAAGGAAAAGAGGGTCAAACAGGAGAGCggaaggaacaagaacaaagCGTCAGGTGATGCAAG TCCTGAGCCGGAGGTGGAGGTGTTCAGGATGACGGCCTACATCCCGGGTCGGAACCGAGCCATCTTCCTGCTGACCTACGAGGAGCTTCTGCAGCGACGGCTGGGACGCTACGAACACGTGACCAGCTTGCGGCCGATGCAGCTGGTCAGCCGCCTCAGCCTGGACGTCACCATCGCCGACCACTCGCCCATCACGGACCTGCAGGTGCTGCCGCTCCGCAACGGCAGAAGCACCAGCAGCAGTGGAACCGGGTCTAAGACACCAG CCAAGCCTGAGCCTCCCTTCCCCACTGtgaccaaaaaagaaaagaacgtCTGCAAGATCATCTTCAGCCCCAACATCGTCCAACAGGCTAAGATCACCACCAGCGGCCTCCTGGGAGACTTTGTGATCCGTTACGACGTGCAGAGGGACATGGGAATAGGAGACATCCAG GTTTTAAATGGCCATTTCGTCCACTACTTTGCCCCCAAAGACCTGCCTGTTGTACCCAAGAATGTGGTGTTTGTGATCGACACCAGCGCCTCCATGCTGGGCACAAAGATCCGACAG ACTAAAGATGCTCTGTTCACCATCCTGAGGGATCTGAGACCTGGCGATCACTTTAACTTCATCAGCTTCTCCAACAAGATAAAAGTTTGGAAGCCGCATGAACTTGTGCCGGTGACGCCGCTTAATATCAGAGACGCCAAGAAGTTTATTTTCACGCTGGCAACCACTGGAG GAACAAATATCGACGACGCCATCCAGACTGGCTCCTCCCTGCTTAGCCATTACCTCGATGGCCCTGATGCGAGCCCGAACAGCGTCTCCCTCATTATTTTCCTGACCGATGGACGGCCCACGGTCGGGGAGGTGCAGTCCACTGCGATCCTGGGAAACACTCGCTCAGCCGTGGAGGACAAGTTCTGCATCTTCACCATCGGGATTGGGAATGACGTGGATTACCGGCTGCTGGAGCGCATGGCTCTGGAAAACTGTGGGATGATGAGACGTATCAACGAGGACGCCGATGCCAGCGCTATGCTGAAAGG GTTTTACGATGAGATAGGaactcctctgctgtctgacatCAGGATCAACTACACTGAGGACTCAGTCCAGTACGTCACTCAGCATCTGTTCACCAACTACTTCAATGGCTCCGAGATCGTCATCGCCGGCAAGCTGACCAACCAAAGTGCAGAATTACTCCACGTCCAGGTTACAGCCAGCAACAACGACAAGAGCATCATCCTGGAGACGGACGTTCCCCTGAAGCACCGACAGCTAGAGACTGAGAGACATGTGAAAGCTGCCACAGTAGCAACGGCGGCTGGAGCTAAGCCTCCAGGGTCAGGGTTTACACAGGGAGTAGGTGCTGCTTTGGGTTCAGTGACGGAAGACTTTGTGGAACGTCTCTGGGGCTTCCTGAGCGTCAAGGAGGGGCTACGGTCGCGACTGCGCAGCCAAACCAGCAGGGAGAGGGAAGGCCACATCCAGCAGGCCACCAATCTGTCTCTGGCCTACCACTTCCTCACTCCCCTCACCAACCTGGTGGTGGAGAAGCCCGAGGTCCTGGCTGACGGCACCATGGCCCCGGCACCCACCGCCAGCCCGGTAGCTGGCGAGGCAGGCTCACCTGCCAATGAGCTGCCAGGTGACATAGAAGATGGAAAGCCACAGAAACCAAGCAGGAAGCCAGGCAGCCAGACTTCCTCTCTGAGAAACACGATCG GTAAAGCTGAGAGGAGACCGGCCAAGAAATCCGTCACCATCTCCAAAACATCAG CGGACGGTGACCCCCACTTTGTGGTGGAGTTCCCGCTCAGTAAACTGACCGTGTGCTTCAACATCAACGGTGAGCCCGGACACGTCCTGCGTTTGGTCTCTGACCACAAGTATTCCG GTGTGACGGTGAACGGGAAGCTAATCGGCGCCCCAGCGCCGCCCGGCAGCCACAAACAGCAGCGTACCTACTTCAGCACCATCACCATCGTGGTGGATCGTCCCAAACGCGCCTACATCGAGGTGACGCCTAAGAAAGTCATCCTGGACGGGCGGGACAGGATGGTGCTGCCCTGTCACTCCACAGTCGCGGTGGAAAGCGGCCCTCTGTCAGTGTCCATCGTAGGAAAGTCCAATGTGACCGTGTCGGTCGGACGAAACATCAGCTTTGTGATCCTGCTGCATCAGTACAAGAATCCAGCCCCCTACCAGAGAGACCATCTGGGCTTCTACATCGGTCACAGCAAGGGGCTGTCGCACAACTGCCACGGCCTGCTGG GTCAGTTCCTGTATGAGGAAGTGGGACTGGCACAGCTTCCTGCACAAGGAGACACGAAACCCTCATCCGTCCTGAAGGTGAAGGACCGCTCAGTGCCGGTGGTTCAGAAGAGCCGGAGGATCTACAGCGGGACTCAGAGCGTGGACTGCTGGTTCGCCCGCAACAACGCAGCCAAGCTGATAGACGGACAGTACGAGGACTATTTGATGTCGCACATGTTCGACACGGGCGACTGGCCACACGGGACTAACAGGGTGTGA
- the itih2 gene encoding inter-alpha-trypsin inhibitor heavy chain H2 isoform X2 translates to MRRLLLLLLGLVLLHQGRCFEFVIDGEWEDEKDHRERHKRAILTSEEQEDFEAIRGDDITVKSYKVESRITSRFAHTTVRSSVVNSGSKAQSIGFNVQIPKRAFITNFTMNVNGITFMGSVKEKTVARNLYAQARARGKAAGIVRANSQDMETFKTEVHVPPGSNIEFELHYQEMMHRKLAFYEHSLYLQPGRLVPQFQVDVYIYEPKGISSVQTTNTLGEQFEQLIKLTSTKDKAHIVFKPNLQQQRKCENCTGSAIDGVFNVRYDVTRDSNAGELQVSDGHFVQFFAPSNLSPLPKNIVFVIDVSGSMWGVKMKQTVEAMQAILDDLTIDDHFSIIDFNHNVRCWNEELVSGSSIQIADAKKYIQSIKPNGGTNINEALMKAVQMLVRASNQGLIDPRSVSMIILVSDGDPTVGEIKLSTIQKNVKRVMREEFSLFSLGIGFDVDYDFLERIAMENRGVAQRIYANHDAAEQLRAFYSQVSSPLLRRITIQFPEDSVSDVTQNRFDKYFDGSELVVAGKVLPSDSNTLTSFTTASAARLDITLETEADTAELDTELAKQQHSFTGFARQMWAYITIKQLISERSLAPTAVKKRKITQRIMALAVEHQFVTPLTALLVESEDATERLLADSPKDPKHGCCLGGGIGGGSASSGLAPVRVVYQPPPWVQIPTTPPPSQAAKGPEEWALPEQVNLVDNDPHFIIHLRRSDMNVCFNIDSKPGHILNLVSDSGTGLVVNGQLIGSKKMQKNKLNTYFGTISVYYQPDGVSLTVGTDSIAMTDGRNNHSFTWGATTEIIQDGMRISIVKNSHVSIVINNNIQVMVLLHRVWKKNPVSVDFLGIYIANDNQYSPLVHGLIGQFSRDPEPDVSVHDIHEGVDPLKREATMEVKGNRLHVTRGWQKDYRTDKTHGSNVYCWFIHNSGKGFIDGHYTDYIVPNLNSFLPTL, encoded by the exons ATGAggcgtctgctgctgctgcttctgggGCTCGTGCTCCTCCATCAGGGCCGCTGCTTTGAGTTTGTGATAGACGGAGAATGGGAGGACGAGAAG GACCATCGGGAGAGACACAAG agaGCGATATTGACCAGCGAGGAGCAGGAAGACTTTGAG GCCATCCGTGGAGATGACATCACCGTCAAGAGCTACAAGGTGGAGAGCCGGATCACGTCCCGCTTCGCCCACACCACCGTCAGGAGCTCGGTGGTCAACTCGGGCTCCAAAGCCCAGAGCATCGGCTTCAACGTCCAGATCCCCAAACGAGCCTTCATCACAAACTTCACCAT GAATGTCAACGGGATCACATTTATGGGCTCGGTGAAGGAGAAGACGGTGGCCAGGAACCTGTACGCCCAGGCCAGAGCCAGAGGCAAGGCAGCAGGCATCGTCAG GGCGAACTCCCAGGACATGGAGACCTTTAAGACAGAAGTCCACGTTCCTCCCGGCAGTAACATCGAGTTTGAGCTCCACTACCAGGAGATGATGCACAGGAAGCTGGCTTTCTACGAGCACTCGCTGTACCTGCAGCCGGGGAGGCTGGTGCCACAGTTCCAG gtggACGTGTACATCTACGAGCCGAAAGGGATTTCCTCagtacaaacaacaaacacccTCGGAGAGCAGTTTGAACAGCTGATCAAACTTACATCAACCAAAGACAAG GCTCATATTGTCTTCAAGCCcaacctccagcagcagagaaagtGTGAGAACTGTACAGGAAGTGCTATTGACGGCGTCTTCAACGTCAGATATGATGTGACCAGGGACAGCAATGCTGGTGAActacag GTCTCTGACGGCCATTTTGTCCAGTTCTTCGCTCCCTCCAACCTCTCACCTCTTCCTAAAAACATCGTGTTCGTCATTGACGTCAGTGGATCCATGTGGGGGGTCAAGATGAAGCAA ACAGTGGAGGCCATGCAGGCGATTCTGGATGACCTGACCATAGATGATCACTTCAGCATCATCGACTTCAACCACAATGTGCGCTGCTGGAACGAGGAGCTGGTCTCCGGCTCGTCCATTCAGATCGCAGACGCCAAGAAATACATCCAGAGCATCAAACCCAACGGAG GTACCAACATCAACGAGGCTCTGATGAAAGCAGTCCAGATGCTGGTGAGGGCGTCCAATCAGGGGCTCATCGACCCTCGCTCCGTCTCCATGATCATCCTGGTGTCAGACGGAGACCCCACCGTGG GTGAGATCAAGCTCAGCACCATCCAGAAGAATGTGAAGCGGGTGATGAGGGAGGagttctctctcttctcgtTGGGCATCGGCTTCGACGTGGACTACGACTTCCTGGAGCGTATTGCCATGGAGAACAGGGGCGTGGCTCAGAGGATCTACGCCAACCATGATGCTGCAGAGCAGCTACGG GCATTTTACAGCCaggtctcctctcctctgctgaggAGGATCACCATTCAGTTCCCGGAGGACTCGGTATCAGACGTCACCCAGAATCGCTTCGACAAATACTTCGACGGCTCGGAGCTGGTGGTGGCCGGGAAGGTTCTGCCGTCTGATAGCAACACCCTGACCAGCTTCACCACCGCGTCTGCC GCCCGTCTGGACATCACCTTAGAGACTGAGGCCGACACTGCAGAGCTGGACACCGAGCTGGCAAAGCAGCAGCACTCGTTCACAGGTTTCGCCAGACAAATGTGGGCCTACATTACGATTAAACAGCTGATCTCTGAaag gtctctggcTCCGACAGCTGTCAAGAAGAGGAAGATCACCCAGAGGATCATGGCGCTGGCTGTGGAGCATCAGTTCGTCACTCCTCTCACCGCTCTGCTGGTGGAGAGCGAGGACGCCACGGAGAGGCTGCTGGCCGACTCCCCGAAGGACCCCAAGCATGGCTGCTGCTTAG GAGGAGGAATAGGAGGAGGCTCGGCATCCTCTGGTCTGGCTCCGGTCCGTGTGGTCTACCAGCCTCCACCCTGGGTCCAGATTCCCACCACGCCCCCCCCGAGTCAGGCGGCGAAGGGTCCAGAGGAGTGGGCCCTGCCTGAACAGGTCAACttag TGGATAACGACCCTCACTTCATCATCCACCTGCGGAGAAGCGACATGAACGTCTGCTTCAACATCGACTCCAAACCCGGTCACATTCTCAACCTGGTGTCTGACAGCGGAACAG GTCTGGTCGTGAATGGTCAGCTGATCGGCTCTAAGaagatgcaaaaaaacaaactgaacacgTACTTCGGCACCATCTCCGTCTACTACCAGCCTGATGGAGTCAGCCTGACCGTCGGCACTGACAGCATCGCCATGACCGATGGCAGGAACAACCACTCCTTCACCTGGGGCGCCACGACAGAAATCATACAGGACGG CATGAGGATCTCCATCGTGAAGAACTCTCACGTTTCCATcgtaataaataataacatccaggtgatggtgctgcttcaccGTGTGTGGAAGAAAAACCCGGTCAGCGTCGACTTCCTCGGCATCTACATTGCCAACGACAACCAATACTCTCCTCTGGTGCACGGACTCATAG
- the itih2 gene encoding inter-alpha-trypsin inhibitor heavy chain H2 isoform X1, translated as MRRLLLLLLGLVLLHQGRCFEFVIDGEWEDEKSHLQDHRERHKRAILTSEEQEDFEAIRGDDITVKSYKVESRITSRFAHTTVRSSVVNSGSKAQSIGFNVQIPKRAFITNFTMNVNGITFMGSVKEKTVARNLYAQARARGKAAGIVRANSQDMETFKTEVHVPPGSNIEFELHYQEMMHRKLAFYEHSLYLQPGRLVPQFQVDVYIYEPKGISSVQTTNTLGEQFEQLIKLTSTKDKAHIVFKPNLQQQRKCENCTGSAIDGVFNVRYDVTRDSNAGELQVSDGHFVQFFAPSNLSPLPKNIVFVIDVSGSMWGVKMKQTVEAMQAILDDLTIDDHFSIIDFNHNVRCWNEELVSGSSIQIADAKKYIQSIKPNGGTNINEALMKAVQMLVRASNQGLIDPRSVSMIILVSDGDPTVGEIKLSTIQKNVKRVMREEFSLFSLGIGFDVDYDFLERIAMENRGVAQRIYANHDAAEQLRAFYSQVSSPLLRRITIQFPEDSVSDVTQNRFDKYFDGSELVVAGKVLPSDSNTLTSFTTASAARLDITLETEADTAELDTELAKQQHSFTGFARQMWAYITIKQLISERSLAPTAVKKRKITQRIMALAVEHQFVTPLTALLVESEDATERLLADSPKDPKHGCCLGGGIGGGSASSGLAPVRVVYQPPPWVQIPTTPPPSQAAKGPEEWALPEQVNLVDNDPHFIIHLRRSDMNVCFNIDSKPGHILNLVSDSGTGLVVNGQLIGSKKMQKNKLNTYFGTISVYYQPDGVSLTVGTDSIAMTDGRNNHSFTWGATTEIIQDGMRISIVKNSHVSIVINNNIQVMVLLHRVWKKNPVSVDFLGIYIANDNQYSPLVHGLIGQFSRDPEPDVSVHDIHEGVDPLKREATMEVKGNRLHVTRGWQKDYRTDKTHGSNVYCWFIHNSGKGFIDGHYTDYIVPNLNSFLPTL; from the exons ATGAggcgtctgctgctgctgcttctgggGCTCGTGCTCCTCCATCAGGGCCGCTGCTTTGAGTTTGTGATAGACGGAGAATGGGAGGACGAGAAG TCACATCTGCAGGACCATCGGGAGAGACACAAG agaGCGATATTGACCAGCGAGGAGCAGGAAGACTTTGAG GCCATCCGTGGAGATGACATCACCGTCAAGAGCTACAAGGTGGAGAGCCGGATCACGTCCCGCTTCGCCCACACCACCGTCAGGAGCTCGGTGGTCAACTCGGGCTCCAAAGCCCAGAGCATCGGCTTCAACGTCCAGATCCCCAAACGAGCCTTCATCACAAACTTCACCAT GAATGTCAACGGGATCACATTTATGGGCTCGGTGAAGGAGAAGACGGTGGCCAGGAACCTGTACGCCCAGGCCAGAGCCAGAGGCAAGGCAGCAGGCATCGTCAG GGCGAACTCCCAGGACATGGAGACCTTTAAGACAGAAGTCCACGTTCCTCCCGGCAGTAACATCGAGTTTGAGCTCCACTACCAGGAGATGATGCACAGGAAGCTGGCTTTCTACGAGCACTCGCTGTACCTGCAGCCGGGGAGGCTGGTGCCACAGTTCCAG gtggACGTGTACATCTACGAGCCGAAAGGGATTTCCTCagtacaaacaacaaacacccTCGGAGAGCAGTTTGAACAGCTGATCAAACTTACATCAACCAAAGACAAG GCTCATATTGTCTTCAAGCCcaacctccagcagcagagaaagtGTGAGAACTGTACAGGAAGTGCTATTGACGGCGTCTTCAACGTCAGATATGATGTGACCAGGGACAGCAATGCTGGTGAActacag GTCTCTGACGGCCATTTTGTCCAGTTCTTCGCTCCCTCCAACCTCTCACCTCTTCCTAAAAACATCGTGTTCGTCATTGACGTCAGTGGATCCATGTGGGGGGTCAAGATGAAGCAA ACAGTGGAGGCCATGCAGGCGATTCTGGATGACCTGACCATAGATGATCACTTCAGCATCATCGACTTCAACCACAATGTGCGCTGCTGGAACGAGGAGCTGGTCTCCGGCTCGTCCATTCAGATCGCAGACGCCAAGAAATACATCCAGAGCATCAAACCCAACGGAG GTACCAACATCAACGAGGCTCTGATGAAAGCAGTCCAGATGCTGGTGAGGGCGTCCAATCAGGGGCTCATCGACCCTCGCTCCGTCTCCATGATCATCCTGGTGTCAGACGGAGACCCCACCGTGG GTGAGATCAAGCTCAGCACCATCCAGAAGAATGTGAAGCGGGTGATGAGGGAGGagttctctctcttctcgtTGGGCATCGGCTTCGACGTGGACTACGACTTCCTGGAGCGTATTGCCATGGAGAACAGGGGCGTGGCTCAGAGGATCTACGCCAACCATGATGCTGCAGAGCAGCTACGG GCATTTTACAGCCaggtctcctctcctctgctgaggAGGATCACCATTCAGTTCCCGGAGGACTCGGTATCAGACGTCACCCAGAATCGCTTCGACAAATACTTCGACGGCTCGGAGCTGGTGGTGGCCGGGAAGGTTCTGCCGTCTGATAGCAACACCCTGACCAGCTTCACCACCGCGTCTGCC GCCCGTCTGGACATCACCTTAGAGACTGAGGCCGACACTGCAGAGCTGGACACCGAGCTGGCAAAGCAGCAGCACTCGTTCACAGGTTTCGCCAGACAAATGTGGGCCTACATTACGATTAAACAGCTGATCTCTGAaag gtctctggcTCCGACAGCTGTCAAGAAGAGGAAGATCACCCAGAGGATCATGGCGCTGGCTGTGGAGCATCAGTTCGTCACTCCTCTCACCGCTCTGCTGGTGGAGAGCGAGGACGCCACGGAGAGGCTGCTGGCCGACTCCCCGAAGGACCCCAAGCATGGCTGCTGCTTAG GAGGAGGAATAGGAGGAGGCTCGGCATCCTCTGGTCTGGCTCCGGTCCGTGTGGTCTACCAGCCTCCACCCTGGGTCCAGATTCCCACCACGCCCCCCCCGAGTCAGGCGGCGAAGGGTCCAGAGGAGTGGGCCCTGCCTGAACAGGTCAACttag TGGATAACGACCCTCACTTCATCATCCACCTGCGGAGAAGCGACATGAACGTCTGCTTCAACATCGACTCCAAACCCGGTCACATTCTCAACCTGGTGTCTGACAGCGGAACAG GTCTGGTCGTGAATGGTCAGCTGATCGGCTCTAAGaagatgcaaaaaaacaaactgaacacgTACTTCGGCACCATCTCCGTCTACTACCAGCCTGATGGAGTCAGCCTGACCGTCGGCACTGACAGCATCGCCATGACCGATGGCAGGAACAACCACTCCTTCACCTGGGGCGCCACGACAGAAATCATACAGGACGG CATGAGGATCTCCATCGTGAAGAACTCTCACGTTTCCATcgtaataaataataacatccaggtgatggtgctgcttcaccGTGTGTGGAAGAAAAACCCGGTCAGCGTCGACTTCCTCGGCATCTACATTGCCAACGACAACCAATACTCTCCTCTGGTGCACGGACTCATAG